From Erwinia sp. HDF1-3R, one genomic window encodes:
- the soxS gene encoding superoxide response transcriptional regulator SoxS, whose product MHDNIIHTLTDWIENNLDKTLSIDDVAAKSGYSKWHLQRMFRAVTKQTLGGYIRERRLTLAAEALRKTQRPVFDIAMQYGYDSQQTFSRVFRRQFSLTPTAYRHSMRRQSLTRQTSYAFDCSAGMGYHSNSLL is encoded by the coding sequence ATGCATGACAACATCATCCACACACTGACCGACTGGATTGAGAATAATCTCGACAAAACCCTGTCAATTGATGACGTCGCCGCTAAATCGGGCTATTCAAAATGGCATCTGCAGCGGATGTTTCGCGCCGTGACCAAACAGACGCTGGGGGGATATATTCGTGAGCGCAGGTTAACGCTGGCCGCTGAAGCGCTTCGTAAGACGCAGCGGCCGGTTTTTGATATTGCGATGCAGTATGGCTATGATTCGCAGCAGACATTTTCCCGCGTCTTCCGCCGCCAGTTTTCCCTGACGCCTACCGCTTACCGCCATAGCATGCGCCGCCAGTCGCTGACCCGTCAGACCAGCTATGCCTTTGACTGCAGTGCTGGCATGGGATATCACAGCAATAGCCTGCTTTAA
- a CDS encoding YjcB family protein codes for MGTLTTSLILMRWELVSAVMMFLASTFNVRCRKSSHNAMAFIFTGIGIGMSCWFVTGLLGMTLSMSNLQNFWHVTKDVFIDVMSHTPADYPMP; via the coding sequence ATGGGAACCTTAACCACAAGCCTGATATTGATGAGATGGGAACTGGTGAGTGCTGTGATGATGTTTCTGGCCAGCACATTTAACGTCAGGTGCCGCAAAAGCAGCCATAACGCAATGGCCTTTATCTTTACCGGCATCGGGATTGGCATGTCCTGCTGGTTTGTAACCGGCCTGCTGGGCATGACGCTAAGCATGAGCAATCTACAAAATTTTTGGCACGTCACTAAAGATGTCTTCATCGACGTAATGAGCCACACGCCCGCCGATTACCCCATGCCTTAA
- a CDS encoding aromatic alcohol reductase: protein MIDATQHSSTSILVLGVGELGLAVLRALSQQRQSHTHITILLRPEAAHAAAGKGKDRLDALARLGISVLAGDLQQSTSDLAALFRPFNAVINCSGFVGGPGTQLRVTQAVLDAGIKRYFPWQFGVDYDVVGKGSGQQVWDEQLDVRHLLRKQTATDWVIVSTGIFTSYLFEPSFGVVEASTRTVYALGDWEYAVTLTTPEDIGRLTAALFFYQPVIRNQVIFIAGDTLTYAELADLMGKVWNSRVNRVLLDKEKLNADIRARPDDVAAKYRLAFARKDGVAWRKSDTFNAQRGIATVTAEQWLADNDRAVAG, encoded by the coding sequence ATGATCGATGCAACGCAACATTCATCAACGTCTATTTTAGTATTGGGTGTCGGAGAACTTGGGCTCGCGGTGCTGCGTGCGCTGAGTCAGCAGCGCCAGAGCCATACCCACATCACCATATTACTCAGGCCTGAAGCCGCTCATGCTGCCGCCGGGAAGGGGAAAGACCGCCTGGATGCCCTGGCCAGGCTGGGGATTAGCGTGCTGGCGGGCGATTTGCAGCAATCCACATCCGACCTGGCTGCGCTGTTCCGCCCTTTTAATGCAGTGATTAACTGTAGCGGTTTTGTCGGGGGGCCTGGAACACAGTTAAGGGTAACCCAGGCAGTCCTTGATGCAGGTATTAAACGCTATTTCCCGTGGCAGTTCGGCGTGGATTACGATGTGGTCGGAAAAGGCAGCGGTCAGCAGGTGTGGGATGAGCAGCTCGACGTCCGTCACCTGCTGCGAAAGCAAACGGCCACCGACTGGGTGATTGTCTCTACCGGCATCTTCACCAGCTATCTCTTTGAACCCTCCTTTGGCGTGGTTGAGGCCAGTACCCGGACGGTATATGCCTTAGGTGACTGGGAGTATGCTGTAACGCTGACCACGCCGGAGGATATCGGCAGACTGACCGCCGCCCTCTTCTTTTACCAACCCGTGATACGTAATCAGGTCATTTTCATTGCCGGTGACACGCTGACCTATGCTGAGCTGGCTGATCTGATGGGAAAGGTCTGGAATAGCCGCGTCAACCGCGTACTGCTGGATAAGGAAAAACTCAATGCCGACATACGTGCGCGCCCCGATGACGTCGCGGCGAAGTATCGTCTGGCATTTGCCCGCAAAGACGGCGTGGCCTGGCGTAAAAGCGACACCTTTAATGCACAACGGGGCATTGCGACGGTGACGGCAGAGCAGTGGCTGGCAGATAATGACAGGGCAGTCGCTGGTTGA
- the uvrA gene encoding excinuclease ABC subunit UvrA, with translation MDKIEVRGARTHNLKNINLIIPRDKLIVVTGLSGSGKSSLAFDTLYAEGQRRYVESLSAYARQFLSLMEKPDVDHIEGLSPAISIEQKSTSHNPRSTVGTITEIHDYLRLLFARVGEPRCPDHDVTLAAQTVSQMVDNVLALPEGRRLMLLAPIVKERKGEHTKTLENLASQGYIRARIDGEVCDLSDPPKLELQKKHTIEVVVDRFKVRDDLQQRLAESFETALELSGGTVVVADMDDPEVEELVFSANFACPVCGYSMSELEPRLFSFNNPAGACPTCDGLGVQQYFDPDRVVQNPELSLAGGAIRGWDRRNFYYFQMLRSLAEHLNFDIEASFGSLSEKARQVILYGSGKETIEFKYINDRGDTSVRRHAFEGVLHNMERRYKETESSAVREDLAKFISNRSCASCHGTRLRREARHVYVENTTLPTISDMSIGHAMDFFLNMQLSGQRAKIAEKVLKEIGDRLKFLVNVGLNYLSLSRSAETLSGGEAQRIRLASQIGAGLVGVMYVLDEPSIGLHQRDNERLLETLVHLRNLGNTVIVVEHDEDAIRAADHVIDIGPGAGVHGGQVVAEGTVDDIMAVEASLTGQYLSGKREIAIPKERVKADPAKVLKLTGAKGNNLKDVTLTLPVGLFSCITGVSGSGKSTLINDTLFPIAQRQLNGATLAEPAPYRDISGMEHFDKVIDIDQSPIGRTPRSNPATYTGIFTPVRELFAGVPESRTRGYTPGRFSFNVRGGRCEACQGDGVIKVEMHFLPDIYVPCDQCKGKRYNRETLEVKYKGRSIHEVLEMTIEEAREFFDAVPALARKLQTLIDVGLSYIRLGQSATTLSGGEAQRVKLARELSKRGTGQTLYILDEPTTGLHFADIQQLLEVLHQLRDQGNTIVVIEHNLDVIKTADWIVDLGPEGGSGGGEILVSGTPETVAKCKASHTARFLKPLLKMK, from the coding sequence ATGGATAAGATCGAAGTACGGGGTGCACGCACCCATAATTTGAAAAATATTAACCTGATCATCCCTCGCGACAAACTGATCGTTGTCACAGGCCTGTCAGGCTCCGGTAAGTCTTCGCTGGCGTTCGATACGCTGTACGCCGAAGGACAGCGCCGCTACGTTGAGTCCCTCTCTGCTTATGCCCGGCAGTTTCTCTCTTTAATGGAGAAGCCGGATGTCGATCATATTGAAGGGCTGTCGCCAGCCATTTCCATTGAGCAGAAGTCTACCTCGCATAACCCGCGCTCCACCGTCGGTACGATCACTGAAATTCATGACTACCTGCGCCTGCTGTTTGCCCGCGTGGGTGAGCCGCGCTGCCCCGATCACGACGTGACGCTGGCCGCGCAGACCGTCAGCCAGATGGTTGATAACGTGCTGGCGCTGCCGGAAGGCCGCCGGCTGATGCTGCTGGCCCCGATTGTGAAAGAGCGTAAGGGTGAGCATACCAAGACGCTGGAAAACCTTGCATCGCAGGGCTATATCCGCGCCCGCATTGATGGCGAGGTCTGCGATCTCTCCGATCCGCCCAAGCTGGAGTTGCAGAAGAAGCACACCATCGAAGTCGTCGTGGATCGTTTCAAGGTGCGCGACGATCTGCAGCAGCGCCTTGCTGAATCCTTTGAAACCGCGCTCGAGCTCTCCGGCGGTACGGTGGTGGTTGCCGATATGGACGACCCTGAAGTGGAAGAGCTGGTGTTCTCCGCCAACTTCGCCTGCCCCGTCTGTGGCTATAGCATGAGCGAGCTGGAACCGCGCCTGTTCTCATTTAACAATCCGGCCGGTGCCTGTCCGACCTGCGACGGTCTCGGTGTACAGCAGTATTTTGATCCGGATCGTGTGGTACAGAATCCTGAGCTGTCGCTGGCAGGCGGTGCGATCCGCGGCTGGGATCGCCGTAATTTCTACTACTTCCAGATGCTGCGTTCGCTGGCCGAGCACCTGAACTTCGATATTGAAGCTTCATTTGGCTCGCTAAGTGAGAAAGCCCGTCAGGTGATCCTCTACGGATCCGGCAAAGAGACTATTGAGTTTAAATATATTAACGACCGCGGTGACACCTCGGTACGCCGCCACGCCTTTGAAGGCGTGCTGCATAATATGGAGCGCCGTTATAAAGAGACGGAATCTTCCGCCGTGCGTGAGGATCTGGCTAAGTTTATCAGCAACCGCTCCTGCGCCAGCTGTCACGGTACCCGTCTGCGTCGTGAAGCGCGGCACGTCTACGTTGAGAACACCACGCTGCCGACAATCTCTGATATGAGCATCGGCCATGCGATGGATTTCTTCCTGAATATGCAGCTCAGCGGTCAGCGCGCGAAAATCGCCGAAAAGGTGCTCAAGGAGATTGGCGACCGGCTGAAGTTCCTGGTCAACGTCGGACTGAACTACCTCTCTCTCTCCCGCTCTGCCGAAACCCTTTCCGGCGGTGAGGCGCAGCGTATCCGCCTCGCCAGCCAGATTGGTGCCGGGCTGGTCGGCGTGATGTACGTGCTGGATGAGCCGTCAATCGGTCTTCATCAGCGCGACAACGAACGCCTGCTGGAGACGCTGGTTCACCTGCGGAACCTGGGGAATACGGTCATTGTGGTCGAGCATGATGAAGACGCGATCCGCGCCGCTGACCACGTTATTGATATCGGGCCAGGCGCTGGTGTCCACGGCGGTCAGGTGGTGGCAGAAGGAACGGTAGACGATATCATGGCGGTCGAAGCCTCTCTCACCGGTCAGTACCTTAGCGGCAAGCGCGAGATCGCCATACCCAAAGAGCGGGTTAAAGCCGATCCTGCGAAGGTATTAAAGCTGACCGGGGCCAAAGGCAACAACCTGAAAGACGTGACCCTCACGCTGCCGGTAGGCCTGTTTAGCTGCATCACCGGCGTATCCGGGTCGGGTAAATCGACCCTGATCAACGATACCCTGTTCCCTATCGCTCAGCGTCAGCTGAATGGTGCAACGCTTGCTGAACCGGCGCCGTACCGCGATATCAGCGGGATGGAACACTTCGATAAGGTTATCGACATTGACCAGAGCCCGATTGGCCGCACGCCGCGATCGAATCCGGCAACCTATACGGGAATATTCACCCCGGTACGCGAGCTGTTCGCCGGCGTTCCCGAGTCGCGTACGCGCGGCTATACGCCGGGTCGCTTCAGCTTTAACGTCCGTGGTGGGCGCTGCGAGGCCTGCCAGGGCGATGGCGTCATTAAGGTAGAGATGCACTTCCTGCCGGATATCTACGTGCCGTGCGACCAGTGCAAGGGCAAGCGCTATAACCGCGAAACGCTGGAGGTCAAATATAAAGGCCGAAGCATCCATGAAGTGCTGGAAATGACCATTGAAGAGGCGCGTGAATTCTTCGATGCCGTACCGGCGCTGGCGCGTAAGCTGCAAACGCTGATCGACGTAGGTCTTTCCTATATCCGCCTTGGCCAGTCAGCCACCACGCTTTCCGGCGGGGAGGCGCAGCGCGTGAAGCTGGCGCGCGAGCTGTCCAAGCGCGGCACCGGCCAGACGCTCTATATCCTTGACGAACCGACTACCGGCCTGCACTTTGCCGATATTCAACAGCTGCTGGAGGTGCTGCATCAGCTGCGCGATCAGGGCAATACCATTGTGGTGATTGAGCACAATCTGGACGTGATTAAAACCGCAGACTGGATTGTCGACCTGGGTCCTGAGGGCGGCAGCGGCGGCGGTGAAATACTGGTTTCCGGCACCCCGGAAACGGTCGCGAAATGCAAAGCGTCGCACACGGCCCGCTTCCTCAAGCCTTTATTAAAAATGAAATAA
- a CDS encoding helix-turn-helix domain-containing protein, translating into MEWDSEAVLQFSKIVCEGLSDDDDGLKRDILTHAGNRWSLGVVHLLGTEGPMRHAEISRRLDGVTQRMLTRTLRQLERDGLISRHDYREKRPRVEYAITPLGKGLLVHMLPLWRWVIDSAAQFRQARGRYDNVLRDDQEE; encoded by the coding sequence ATGGAGTGGGACAGCGAGGCCGTGCTGCAGTTTTCCAAAATCGTATGTGAAGGGCTGAGCGATGACGACGATGGCCTGAAGCGGGATATTCTTACCCATGCGGGTAATCGCTGGTCACTTGGCGTCGTGCATCTGTTGGGTACCGAGGGGCCAATGCGGCATGCAGAAATCAGCCGTCGTCTGGACGGTGTGACCCAGCGGATGCTCACCCGCACCCTGCGGCAGCTGGAACGTGATGGTTTGATCTCCCGGCACGACTATCGGGAAAAGCGCCCGCGGGTGGAGTACGCTATCACTCCCCTGGGAAAGGGGCTGCTGGTCCATATGTTACCCCTGTGGCGCTGGGTGATTGACTCCGCCGCACAGTTTCGTCAGGCTCGGGGACGTTATGACAATGTGTTGCGGGATGACCAGGAAGAGTGA
- a CDS encoding NAD(P)-dependent alcohol dehydrogenase, which translates to MNITHAWAAQDAKSKLAPFEYQPRELRDHDVQIEVLFCGVCHSDLHQARNEWKNTVFPVVPGHEIVGRVTAVGGHAKKYKVGDLVGVGCLVDSCRTCDSCKEDLEQFCENGFTGTYNGKDRVTGDITYGGYSTQVVVTEDFVLRIPENLDPAAAAPLLCAGITTFSPLNHWGVGPGKKVGIVGLGGLGHMGVKIAHAMGAHVVLFTTSPSKIEDGKRLGADEVVISKDPEQMAAQANSFDFILNTVAAQHDLNPFINLLRRDGTMTLVGVPEHDHPAPQVVNLVFKRRSVAGSLIGGIKETQEMLDFCGKHNITSDIEMIKIDEINEAYERMLKSDVKYRFVIDIDSLRS; encoded by the coding sequence ATGAATATTACGCATGCCTGGGCAGCACAGGACGCTAAATCCAAACTGGCTCCCTTTGAGTATCAGCCGCGCGAGCTGCGCGATCACGATGTACAGATCGAAGTTTTATTCTGTGGCGTTTGCCACTCAGACCTCCATCAGGCCCGCAACGAGTGGAAAAACACCGTTTTTCCCGTCGTCCCAGGCCATGAAATTGTCGGTCGTGTCACCGCCGTCGGCGGCCACGCGAAAAAATATAAAGTGGGCGATTTGGTCGGCGTAGGCTGTCTGGTCGACTCCTGTCGCACCTGCGACAGCTGTAAAGAAGATTTGGAGCAGTTTTGCGAAAACGGCTTTACCGGCACCTATAACGGTAAAGATCGCGTTACCGGCGACATCACCTACGGCGGCTACTCTACGCAGGTTGTGGTAACCGAAGACTTCGTGCTGCGCATCCCGGAAAACCTTGATCCGGCTGCCGCCGCACCGCTGCTGTGCGCCGGTATCACCACCTTCTCCCCGCTTAACCACTGGGGCGTGGGCCCGGGCAAAAAGGTCGGGATTGTCGGTCTGGGTGGTTTAGGCCATATGGGTGTGAAAATTGCCCATGCGATGGGCGCACACGTCGTACTGTTCACCACCTCCCCTTCTAAAATTGAAGACGGTAAGCGCCTGGGCGCGGATGAAGTGGTTATCTCTAAAGATCCCGAGCAGATGGCAGCACAGGCCAACAGCTTTGACTTTATCCTGAACACCGTAGCGGCTCAGCACGATCTGAACCCGTTTATTAACCTGCTGCGCCGTGACGGTACCATGACGCTGGTTGGTGTACCGGAGCATGACCACCCGGCACCTCAGGTGGTTAACCTGGTGTTCAAACGTCGTAGCGTTGCTGGTTCACTGATTGGCGGGATTAAAGAAACCCAGGAAATGCTGGATTTCTGTGGTAAGCACAATATCACTTCCGATATTGAGATGATTAAAATTGATGAGATCAACGAAGCCTACGAACGTATGCTGAAAAGCGATGTTAAATATCGCTTTGTGATCGACATTGATTCACTGCGCAGCTAA
- a CDS encoding single-stranded DNA-binding protein — MASRGVNKVILVGNLGQDPEVRYMPNGGAVANITLATSESWRDKQTGETKEKTEWHRVVLFGKLAEVAGEYLRKGSQVYIEGALQTRKWTDQAGVEKYTTEVVVNVGGTMQMLGGRQNGGAGAPAGGGQGGSNNNNGWGQPQQPQQGGGNQFSGGSQPSRPQPQQNNAPASSEPPMDFDDDIPF, encoded by the coding sequence ATGGCCAGCAGAGGCGTAAACAAAGTGATTCTGGTCGGAAATCTGGGTCAGGACCCGGAAGTCCGCTACATGCCGAATGGCGGCGCCGTTGCCAACATTACCCTCGCCACGTCCGAAAGCTGGCGTGACAAGCAGACCGGCGAAACCAAAGAGAAGACGGAATGGCACCGCGTCGTGCTGTTCGGCAAGCTGGCAGAAGTTGCCGGTGAGTACCTGCGTAAAGGCTCTCAGGTTTATATCGAGGGTGCACTGCAGACGCGTAAATGGACCGATCAGGCGGGCGTGGAAAAATACACCACCGAGGTCGTGGTTAACGTTGGTGGCACCATGCAAATGCTCGGTGGCCGTCAGAACGGCGGTGCAGGCGCGCCAGCTGGCGGCGGTCAGGGCGGCAGCAACAATAACAACGGTTGGGGCCAGCCACAGCAGCCACAGCAGGGCGGCGGTAACCAGTTTAGCGGCGGTTCACAGCCATCCCGCCCGCAGCCTCAGCAGAACAACGCACCGGCCAGCAGCGAACCTCCGATGGATTTTGATGACGATATCCCATTTTGA
- a CDS encoding polysaccharide biosynthesis C-terminal domain-containing protein — translation MKHSVMSNAAWMMSEKIVSVFGVIFVTSYVAKSFGPTVFGQIAFSASLFSIVQTVAIFGTETILFKSISKSVPKGMRLMAVAKQLRMALLLILSLPVLLYVWLTMRENFMVFAIASFLSAMFVTQDIFSVYNNARLASRMNTVANATGMILSFAISFTIAWMKLSPLLLSLSIVAVTLVPYLIKRGMFYQAQSITPPPRRKHKTYLRYLLHAGLPLAISSVFISIQVKLAQFFLVGVGSAHELGLFTAANTISASWIFIPVAIITSCFTEIFRARSDVAIQLASRLYGYVMAVSFLMLIFIALFGDRIISVLFGHDYTQSGNLVTLLSLATCFSAMGTVAYRYMVKEGGFNYLLVKIILLVVISVATNWFFIRSWGLTGAAWSVLVTELLSLTVMNYFFKNAVILKIQLSSLNYKTYK, via the coding sequence ATGAAACACAGTGTTATGTCAAACGCCGCCTGGATGATGTCGGAAAAAATCGTTTCCGTCTTCGGCGTGATATTTGTGACGTCTTATGTCGCGAAATCATTTGGTCCTACTGTCTTTGGACAAATAGCATTTTCTGCTTCACTTTTTTCAATTGTTCAGACGGTCGCCATTTTTGGCACAGAGACCATTTTATTTAAGAGTATTAGCAAAAGCGTGCCAAAGGGGATGCGCCTGATGGCAGTAGCGAAGCAGCTGCGGATGGCGCTTTTGCTCATACTTTCTTTACCGGTATTACTTTACGTTTGGCTGACCATGCGCGAAAACTTTATGGTATTTGCGATCGCCTCTTTTCTGTCAGCCATGTTTGTTACACAGGATATTTTCAGCGTTTACAATAATGCGCGGCTGGCGTCGAGAATGAATACCGTCGCCAATGCCACAGGAATGATACTGAGTTTCGCCATCAGTTTTACCATCGCCTGGATGAAGCTCAGCCCGTTACTGTTATCGCTGTCGATTGTTGCCGTCACGCTGGTGCCCTATCTGATTAAACGCGGCATGTTTTATCAGGCACAGAGCATTACTCCGCCACCCAGGCGTAAACATAAAACCTATCTGCGCTACCTGCTGCATGCGGGCCTGCCGCTGGCCATATCCAGCGTGTTTATCTCGATTCAGGTGAAGCTCGCGCAGTTTTTTTTGGTTGGGGTGGGTTCAGCGCATGAGCTGGGGCTGTTTACTGCCGCGAATACGATATCGGCCTCGTGGATTTTTATCCCGGTGGCGATCATTACGTCCTGCTTTACAGAGATATTCAGGGCGCGGTCAGATGTTGCAATCCAGCTGGCCTCAAGGCTCTACGGCTATGTTATGGCAGTCTCATTTTTGATGCTTATTTTCATTGCGCTGTTTGGCGACAGAATTATCAGTGTCCTCTTTGGGCACGACTACACACAATCTGGAAATCTCGTTACGTTATTGTCGTTAGCAACCTGCTTTTCGGCAATGGGGACAGTAGCTTATCGCTATATGGTGAAAGAGGGTGGTTTTAATTATCTGTTGGTAAAGATTATTTTACTGGTGGTAATTAGCGTGGCAACCAACTGGTTTTTCATCCGTTCCTGGGGGTTAACAGGCGCAGCCTGGAGTGTTCTTGTGACGGAACTCTTATCCCTGACCGTAATGAACTATTTCTTTAAGAATGCCGTCATTCTTAAAATACAGCTTTCCTCACTTAACTACAAAACCTACAAATGA
- a CDS encoding DUF3828 domain-containing protein, producing MKRWLLALGIALFALHAAAKENSADPQSLSRDFYSWYLTALSKDESPIDERDPLLKEYVTPQLLQKIYVLIKSPDGMDDDYFLQDQDYSDGWVDHVSAGKFTINGETASGDVTLGSDVNDRQLLLITLHRDRDGWKIDDVAKENP from the coding sequence ATGAAGAGATGGTTACTGGCGCTGGGTATAGCGCTTTTTGCACTGCACGCTGCGGCGAAGGAAAACAGCGCCGATCCCCAGTCACTCAGCAGAGATTTTTACAGCTGGTATCTGACGGCGTTAAGTAAGGATGAAAGCCCAATTGACGAACGCGATCCGCTACTGAAAGAGTACGTCACCCCGCAGCTGTTACAGAAAATCTACGTTCTGATAAAAAGCCCGGACGGCATGGATGATGACTATTTTCTGCAGGATCAGGATTATAGCGATGGCTGGGTCGATCACGTTAGCGCTGGGAAATTCACCATTAACGGTGAAACGGCCTCAGGGGATGTGACGCTGGGCAGCGATGTCAACGACAGGCAGCTGCTGCTGATAACGCTGCATCGGGATCGCGATGGATGGAAGATCGATGATGTGGCAAAAGAGAATCCGTAG
- a CDS encoding VirK/YbjX family protein translates to MSDTAVAPRQDTSLTFFLSLVTGKLTPGRLWFDRDYRIKYLFRSLAYPIATQRLVSAISESPVMRDILPIQHTLPSKIHRPYLYGGMPMVKRAQAIIDHYRFAQDLSAVRLRQAMLTKEGVALVEFAGKNGEAFSITLACTGSCEREGEVNLFVTCDGVKLAMLTFAVTEQQGIKVLIIGGIQGAHRDTPHELIREATKACYGLFPKRLLLETLMLFAAATGITQIQAVSDSGHIFRSLRYRLKKKSLFHANYNEFWETLNAQPLSENLYTLPMPIARKPLEDIASKKRAEARRRYELLDTMAERFADQCR, encoded by the coding sequence ATGTCTGATACTGCGGTTGCACCTCGTCAGGATACTTCCCTGACCTTTTTCCTGTCCCTGGTTACTGGCAAGCTAACGCCAGGAAGATTGTGGTTCGATCGCGACTACCGTATTAAGTATCTGTTCCGCTCGCTGGCCTACCCGATAGCCACTCAAAGGCTTGTTAGCGCCATCTCAGAGAGTCCGGTAATGCGTGATATTCTGCCGATCCAGCACACGCTACCAAGCAAAATCCATCGCCCCTACCTTTATGGTGGCATGCCGATGGTTAAACGCGCTCAGGCGATAATTGATCACTACCGCTTCGCTCAGGACCTCAGCGCGGTACGTTTACGTCAGGCGATGCTGACCAAAGAGGGCGTTGCGCTGGTTGAATTTGCGGGAAAGAACGGTGAAGCCTTCAGTATCACCCTTGCCTGTACCGGCAGCTGTGAAAGAGAGGGAGAGGTGAACCTGTTTGTGACCTGTGATGGCGTTAAACTGGCCATGCTGACCTTTGCAGTGACGGAACAGCAGGGCATAAAGGTGCTGATTATAGGTGGTATTCAGGGAGCCCATCGCGATACGCCACATGAGTTGATCCGTGAGGCGACAAAAGCCTGCTACGGCCTGTTCCCTAAAAGATTGCTGCTGGAGACGCTGATGCTGTTTGCTGCTGCGACGGGAATTACTCAGATACAGGCGGTCAGCGACAGCGGGCATATTTTCCGCAGCCTGCGTTATCGCCTGAAGAAGAAGAGCCTCTTCCATGCGAACTATAACGAATTCTGGGAAACGCTGAACGCGCAGCCGCTGTCTGAGAATCTTTATACGCTGCCGATGCCCATCGCGCGCAAGCCGCTTGAAGACATCGCCAGTAAAAAGCGCGCTGAAGCGCGCAGGCGTTATGAACTGCTGGATACCATGGCTGAACGGTTCGCCGATCAGTGCCGCTAA
- a CDS encoding transposase, which produces MRKSRYSEEQITNAIKASDSGVKVKEICEELGISEATFYSWKKKYAGLSSEEGRKIKELEDKVHHFERELQILSSDKEMLQSVLKNFFTTHDKRQAVNYLQDTFEIGTRRSCRLLDISRSVYHYPYNCENH; this is translated from the coding sequence ATGAGAAAGTCACGATATAGCGAAGAGCAAATCACCAATGCCATTAAAGCATCTGATAGTGGTGTAAAGGTTAAAGAGATTTGTGAAGAACTGGGGATTTCTGAGGCCACCTTCTATAGCTGGAAGAAGAAATATGCCGGATTATCCTCAGAGGAAGGAAGAAAAATCAAGGAGTTGGAAGATAAAGTGCACCACTTTGAACGTGAGCTGCAGATACTCTCTTCGGATAAGGAGATGCTGCAAAGCGTTTTAAAGAACTTCTTTACCACCCACGATAAGCGGCAGGCGGTGAATTACCTTCAGGATACGTTTGAAATCGGAACCCGCCGAAGCTGCCGCCTGCTTGATATTAGCCGTAGTGTTTACCACTATCCTTACAATTGTGAAAATCACTAG
- a CDS encoding ATP-grasp fold amidoligase family protein, whose amino-acid sequence MFKLKTELRKGVLYLLKKMPWSYQDRIYYFHKFRKLPNIRQPKLFNEKVLYRKFITGDYVRYGILSDKILVRDYISKTIGEEYLIPLLYETADPITLLGLKSLKNTVIKPNHGSGMVEIFLDEPDCIQKQLLIKRCEEWLSRDFSHEAREIHYRYIKPRILVEKYVGDGKFAAIDYKFHMFNKKDGNYEYVLQVIYNRSGNSPLSMNFYVNNLSHCFYKIRDTGLDISGDRETLEKALELSKKLASDFDYVRVDWYISEGQIYFGELTFTPGAGMVTGLEQGLDKMMGDMWLQERKSAALPRAHRPEETAPLPAVFKKI is encoded by the coding sequence ATGTTCAAGCTCAAAACTGAACTGAGAAAAGGCGTCTTATATCTGTTAAAAAAGATGCCATGGTCCTACCAGGACAGAATTTATTATTTCCATAAATTTAGAAAGTTACCTAACATTCGCCAGCCGAAGTTATTTAATGAGAAGGTTTTATATCGTAAATTTATCACCGGAGACTACGTTCGTTATGGGATCCTATCGGATAAAATTCTTGTGAGAGACTATATTTCAAAAACCATCGGCGAAGAGTATCTCATTCCGCTGCTGTATGAAACGGCCGATCCCATTACGCTGCTGGGACTTAAATCATTAAAAAATACCGTTATCAAACCGAACCACGGCTCCGGTATGGTAGAAATCTTCCTGGATGAGCCGGACTGCATCCAGAAACAGCTGTTGATTAAACGCTGTGAAGAGTGGTTGAGTCGTGATTTTTCGCATGAAGCTCGCGAGATCCACTATCGTTACATCAAGCCCAGGATTCTGGTGGAGAAGTATGTGGGCGACGGCAAGTTCGCTGCTATTGACTACAAGTTTCATATGTTCAATAAAAAAGACGGCAATTATGAGTACGTGCTGCAGGTGATTTACAACCGCAGCGGCAACTCGCCGCTCTCTATGAACTTTTACGTCAACAATCTCAGCCACTGCTTCTACAAGATCCGCGATACGGGTCTCGATATCAGCGGCGATCGGGAGACGCTCGAGAAGGCTCTGGAGTTAAGTAAGAAGCTGGCGAGTGACTTCGATTATGTTCGCGTTGACTGGTACATCAGTGAGGGCCAGATCTACTTTGGCGAGCTGACTTTCACGCCGGGCGCGGGGATGGTCACCGGACTGGAACAGGGGCTGGATAAAATGATGGGTGATATGTGGCTCCAGGAGCGTAAATCTGCCGCGCTGCCGCGGGCGCATCGCCCGGAAGAGACCGCGCCTCTACCTGCTGTATTTAAGAAGATCTGA